GACCTTCCTCAAGGCCGCCGTGAACGCGCAGCGCCGCTCGCGCGGCGAGGAAGAGCTGCAGACGCCCGATTTCATGAAAGTGGTGCGCGAGGCTTCCACCAAGCTCGGCATCAACATGGACATGCTGAAGCGCGCGCTGAACGTCGGCTTCTCCGGCGGCGAAAAGAAGCGCATGGACATTCTTCAGATGAGCCTGCTGCAGCCGAAATTCGGCATTCTCGACGAGACCGACTCCGGCCTCGACATCGACGCTCTGCGCATCGTCTCCGAAGGCGTCAATGCTCTGCGCTCGCCCAATCGCGGCTTCCTCGTCATCACCCATTATCAGCGCCTGCTCGACTACATCAAGCCGGACACTGTGCATGTGATGGCCAAGGGCAAGATTCAGAAGACCGGCGGCCCGGAGCTGGCGCTCGAGCTCGAGAAGAGCGGCTATCGCGATTATGTCGGCGAAGCGGCGTGAGGGCAGGATCATGACCGTGCAGGCGATCGACAAGAAAAGCGAAGCCGATACGGCTCTCGCCGGCGCCTTCGAGGCGATGAAGAGCAAGGGCGCGCCGGCGTTGCGCCAGGCCTCGTGGGAGTTCTTCACGCGCAAAGGGCTGCCGACGCGTCGTGTCGAGGCATGGCACTACACCGATCTGCGGGCGTCGTTGCGCGTCGTCGCGCCGCTCGGAGCGCCCGGCGCGATCACGCTGCCGCCGGCGACCGAGGGACGCGTTCGGCTCGTCGTCGCCGACGGCGCCTTCCGTCCCGAGCTCTCCGATGTCGCGGCTCTGCCGGCTGGCGTCGAGGTCGCCTCTCTAGCCGATATTCTCGCCACGGAAGACGCTGCGGCGCTGACCGCCCTCGGCCTGCCCGAGAACGCCGGAGCGGACGCGATCGTCGCGTTGAATGCTGCGCTGATGCAGGATGGCGTCGTGCTGCGTGTTGCACCTGCGACGGAAGTAGCGAAAACGATCGAGATCCTGCTGCTCTCGACGGGCGGCGAGGCGCGCTCCGCCTTCACGCGTTCGCTCGTCGTCGTCGGCGACGGAGCGAAGGCGAAGATCGTCGAGACCTCGCTCGCCCTCACGCCCTCCGGCGCGCAGGAGAATCACGTTCTCGCTTTCTCGATCGGAGCCGGCGCCGAGGTCGAGCATATCGCGGACATCGGCCCGCAGTCGGAATCGGCGATCCGCCTGTTCAGCCTGCTCGTCACCACGCAGGCGAAGGCCTCGTTCAAATCTCTCGGCTTCATCGAAGGCGGCGGACTCGTGCGGCGGCAAATCTTCGCGCGGCTCGCCGGCGAGGAGGCGGATGTCTCGCTCGACGGGATCTCCCTGCTCGGCGGCAAGGATCACGCCGACACCACGCTCGTCGTCGAGCATGCGGCCGCCAACTGCAAGAGCCGCGAGCGTTTTCGCAATGTGCTCGACGGCCAGTCGACCGGCGTGTTCCAGGGCAAGGTGGTGGTGCGCCCCGGCGCGCAGAAGACCGACGGCTCCATGCAGTCGCGGGCGTTGCTGATCAGCGAAAACGCCACGATGAACAATAAGCCGGAGCTCGAGATCTTCGCCGACGACGTCGTCTGCGGCCATGGCGCGACGTGCGGACGTCTCGACGCCGACCAGCTTTTCTATCTCGTGGCGCGCGGCCTGCCCAAGCATGAGGCCGAGGCGCTGCTGATCGAGGGCTTCGCCGGCGAGATCATCGAGGCGCTCGGCGAGGAAGCGACGCGCGACATTTATTTCGAGCGTATCCGCGCCTGGCTCGGCAATCGGGGGGCCGGCAAATGAACCAGCCACTCTTGGCCGAAGCGACTGCCGCCTATGACGTCGAGGCGATCCGCCGCGACTTTCCGATCCTCGCCGAGAAGCCCTATGGCAAGGATCTCGTCTATCTCGACAACGCCGCCTCGGCGCAGAAGCCGCGGCAGGTGATCGAGCGCATCTCCCAGGTCTACGAGCACGAATACGCCAATGTGCATCGCGGCCTGCATTATCTCGCCAATGCGGCGACCGACGCCTATGAGGGCGCGCGAGAGACTTTGCGCCGCTTCCTCAACGCCGGCGATCGCGAGGAGATCATCTTCACGCGCGGCGCGACGGAGGCGATCAATCTCGTCGCCTCCTCCTTCGGCCTCGCCAATATCGGTGAGGGCGATGAGATCATCCTCTCGATCATGGAGCATCACTCCAATATCGTGCCCTGGCATTTCCTCCGCGAGCGCAAGGGCGCGGTGCTGAAATGGATCGAGACCGACGATGACGGCGTCTTCTCGCTCGAGGATTTCGAGAAACTGATCACGCCGAAGACGAAGATCGTCGCGCTGACGCATATGTCCAATGTGCTGGCGGCGCCGACACCGATCGCCGATATCGTGCGCATCGCCCATGCGCATGGCGTGCCGGTGCTCGTCGACGGCTCGCAGGGCGCGGTGCATCTCGATGTCGACGTGCGCGCGCTGGACGTCGATTTCTACATCATCACCGGCCACAAGCTCTATGGGCCGACCGGCATCGGCGCGCTCTATGGCAAGCGCGAATGGCTCGAGAAGCTGCCGCCCTTCGCCGGCGGCGGCGAGATGATCGAGACGGTCACGCGCGACTATGTGACCTACAACACGCCGCCGCATCGCTTCGAGGCCGGCACCCCGCCCATCGTGCAGGCGGCGGGGCTCGGCGCGGCGCTCGACTATATGCAGAAGATCGGCCGGCCGGCGATCCGCGCCCATGAGGCCGACCTCATCGCCTATGCGCATGAGCGCCTCTCCGATATACCGGGGCTTCGAATCTTCGGTCACGCCAAGGACAAGGGACCGATTGTCGCTTTCGACATGCCGGAGGCCCACGCTCACGACATAGCGACCGTCATCGACCGTTCCGGCGTCGCCGTTCGCGCCGGAACCCATTGCGCCATGCCGCTGCTGCAACGCTTCAACGTCACCTCCACCTGCCGCGCGTCTTTCGCTATGTATAATACGCGCGACGAGGTCGACCGCTTGGCGGAAGCGCTGCTGAAGGCGAAGGCGCTGTTTTCTTGAAGGAGACAGAATCGTGACCAAGACCGATGACGCGGTAGAGCCGCAGGAAGTCGTGACCGGTCGGGAGCTGACACGGGATGAGCAGCAGCCCCTCCCGGCGGGCCGATCGCAAGATGAGGTCGAGCGTCTGACGCAAGGCATCGTCGCCGCGCTGAAGACCGTCCAAGACCCGGAAATTCCAGCAGATATTTTCGAGCTGGGCCTCATCTACAATATCGACATCACGCCCGAGGACGTCGTCTATATCGACATGACCTTGACCGCGCCGGGCTGTCCCGTCGCCGGCCAGATCGTCGAGCAGGTGCAGAGCTCGGTGAGCCTCGTGCCGGGCGTGATGGCCGTCATCGTCAAGCTCGTCTTCGAGCCGCCATGGGACCAGAGCCGCATGTCGGACGAAGCGCGCATGACGCTCGATATGTGGTGAGCGCGAGGAGAGCCGATGGACGCGCCCGCGCCGAAAATCGACGGGTGTCTCGAGACGGCTCTCTATGTGGACGATTTGGCACGCGCCTCGCGTTTCTACGAGGAGGTTCTCGGCCTTTCGCCCATGTTCGCCGATCAACGGCTCATCGCCTATGATTGCGGCCCGCGCAGCGTGCTTTTGCTGTTCGCGCGCGGGACGACGGGGGAAAAGGTGGTTCTGCCGGGGGGCGAGATTCCACCGCATGAGGGTCGCGGGCGGCTGCATTTCGCGCTCGCGATCCGGCTGGAGGATTTGAGCCTCTGGGAGCGCCGGCTCGCCGAAGCGGGCGCGCCGGTCGAGGCGCGGATGGACTGGCCGCGCGGGGGGCGCAGCCTCTATTTCCGCGATCCCGACGGCAATCTCGTCGAGCTCGCGACGCCGGGCATATGGAAGAATTATTGATCGCGACGTCGGGCCGCGATAAGCGGACGACGAAGAGACGGCAATAGGAGCGAAGAATGAACGTCATGAGCCTCAGCGACTCCGCCGCCGAACGCGTGCGCGGCCTGCTCGTCGGCGCCGAGAATCCCAACATCGGACTGCGCATTTCGGTGGAAAAGAGCGGCTGCGCCGGCATGGCCTATAAAATGGCGCTGGCCGAGCCCTCGCCCGGCGACGAGGTGATCGAGGAAAAGGGCGCGCGCGTCATCGTCGACAGCGCGGCCGTCCTCTATCTGCTCGGCACGCGCATGGATCTCGACGTGCAGCAATTCTCGTCGAGCTTCGTGTTCCAGAACCCGAACCAGACCTCGGCCTGCGGCTGCGGCGAGAGCGTCGAGCTCAATCCCGTCGATCCGAGCGCGATCGAGAAGCATGTGAACGGCTGAGCCTTCCTTCCTCCCGGACACGTGTCTAACTGGGGCGGTGATATTGAGAAATATTATCGCGCCATTCTCGGAGGTGCCCGTGCATCGTTGCCCGTGTTGCGGCTATCGCACGCTCGATGAACGGGGCGCCTATGAGATTTGCCCAGTGTGTTTTTGGGAGGACGACGGGCAGGACGATCATGACGCCGACGAGGTCCGTGGCGGCCCGAATGGCTCGCTGTCACTCACCCGAGCGCGACAAAACTTCCATCTGTGCGGCGCTTCGGACCCAGCGCGGCAAATGCGTGTCCGGCCTCCCACGGAAGCAGAGTGCTAGAACGGGAAGCGTATCCTGGAGAGCTGGCCGAGTCTCGGAACGTTTTGTCCCCTGTCCGAAACGGATTGCGCCGGCGCGCGTAAGGCGCTAGGCCGCAGGCTCGAAACCGAGCGCGGGACCGGGACATCGCAATGGCGTCAGGACAAAATGGCCTCACTTATGCGCAGGCTGGCGTCGACATAGACGCCGGCAATCGTCTGGTGGATCTCATCCGCCCCGCCGTGCGCTCGACGCGCCGGCCGGGCGCGGATGGCGAGATCGGCGGCTTCGGCGGCCTGTTCGACCTCAAGGCGGCAGGCTTCTCCGATCCCGTGCTGGTCGCCGCCAATGACGGCGTCGGCACCAAGATCAAGATCGCCATCGAATCCGGCGTCCATGACACGATCGGCGTCGATCTCGTCGCAATGTGCGTCAACGATCTCGTCGTGCAGGGCGCCGAGCCGCTGTTCTTCCTCGACTATTATGCGACCGGCAAGCTCGAGCCGGAGGCCGCGGCGGCGGTCGTCTCCGGCATAGCGGCCGGCTGCGTCGAGGCCGGCTGCGCGCTGCTCGGCGGCGAGACCGCGGAAATGCCGGGTCTCTATTCCAAGGGCGACTATGATCTCGCGGGCTTCGCCGTGGGCGCGGCCGAGCGTTCCCGCCTGCTTCCCCGCGCCGAGGTGAAAGAGGGCGATCTTCTGTTCGGCCTGCCCTCCTCCGGCGCCCATTCCAACGGCTTCTCGCTCATCCGCCGCATCGTCGCCGAGGCCGGTCTCGCCTGGGACGCGCCCGCGCCCTTCGCCTCCGGCCAGAGTCTCGCCCGCGCTCTGCTCGCGCCGACGCGCATCTATGTGAAGCCGCTGCTCGCGGCGCTGAAGCGGAGCGACGCTATTTTGGCCCTCGCCCATATCACCGGCGGCGGCTTCCCCGACAATCTGCCGCGCGTGCTGCCCAAGGGCCTCGGCGCTTCGCTCGACCTCGGCGCGTTTCGGCCGCCGCCGGTGTTCTCCTGGCTGGCGCAGCGAGGCGGCGTCGCGGAGGCGGAAATGCTGCGCACCTTCAATTGCGGAATCGGCATGGTCGTCATCGTCGCGCGGGATGGCGTCGACGAAGCGCTCGCGGCTCTGCTTGAGGCGGGCGAGACGCCGATCGCGATCGGTGAGATCGCGGCGACGGGCGACGGGCCCCGCGTCGGCATACGCGGGACGCTGCCGCTGTGAGCCGGCGGCTGCGCACGGCGATCCTGATTTCCGGGCGCGGCTCCAATATGGACGCGCTGATCGAGGCGGCCCACGCGCCGGATTTTCCGGCCGAGATCGCGCTCGTCGTCTCCAATCGCCCAGACGCCGCGGGCCTCGCCAAAGCCAAGGCGGCTGGCGTCGCCGTCGCCGCCGTGGACCATAAGATTTACGCCGGCCGCGAAGAGTTCGAGCGTTCGCTGCAGATCGTGCTGGAGACGCATCGCATCGAGTTTCTGTGCCTCGCTGGATTCATGCGGCTGCTGACGCCCTGGTTCATTGGCCAGTGGCGCGAGCGCATGCTCAATATCCACCCGGCTCTGCTCCCGGCGTTTCGCGGACTCCACACGCATGAGCGGGCGCTCGCCGAGGGCGTGAAAATCCACGGCTGCACCGTCCATTTCGTGGTTCCGGAAATGGACGAAGGGCCGATCGTCGCTCAGGCCGCAGTCGCCGTGCTCGATTCCGATACGCCGCAGACGCTGGGGGCGCGCGTGCTCGAGCAGGAGCATCTGCTTTATCCGCGGGCGCTGCGGCTCGTCGCCTCCGGCGCGGTCACAGCCGAGGGCAATCGTGTGCTCGGCGCGGCTTCCTCGCCGGAGCCGGCGCTCGCCGTCCCCTCCTCCGGCTGACTCGGCCGCGGACATCCCGCTCCGGGGCGAAAGCCATGTCCGAACGGATAGGCCGCCCCGCTTTTGCACGGGCTCGGCAAGGCGAAAACGCAAAGATAGACGGCGAAGGCCAGCAGCTTGGCGAGACCGAGCGCGCCGTCGAAAGGCGTCGCCAGAAGTAGAACGCCGAGCGACAGCAACCCCGCTGCGCGCCATGTCCAATAGGCTCTCCGCTTCGTCATGGCGTCTTTCGGCCTCGCCCGTCTACGCGCCGCGGCCCGCTGCGCGCGCTGTTCCATGTTAACGTAAAAAGGTGAGAATTCCTCGATCTCGGCGGCGCGCAAAGTGGCGTGAACGGACTTGGTCGATCATATGCCGTGAGGGCGCAAAGAGGTTTTACCGATGATCAAATTATATTCATTCGGTCCCTATTTCGGTCTCCCGGACGCCAGCCCCTTCGTGCTCAAGGCGATGACGCTGCTGAAATTCGCCGGCCTGCGTTTCGTGGAGGACCACTCCGGCTACGGCCGCGCGCCCAAGGGCAAGCTTCCCTATATCGACGACGAGGGGACGATCGTCGCCGATTCGACCTTCATCCGCCTCTATCTCGAAAAGACCTATGGCATCGATTTCGACGCCGGCCTCACGCCGGAGCAGCGCGCCGCCGGCTGGGCGATCGAGAAAATGCTGGAGGAACATTATTATTGGCTGCTGGTGCAGGCCCGCTGGATCGACGACGGCAATTTCGCGCGTGGTCCGGCGCAATTCTTCTCCGGCGCGCCGGCGGTCATTCGTCCGCTCGTGAAGGCGCTGATCCGCAAGAAAGTGGCGCGCAGCCTCGTGGCGCAGGGCCTCGGGCGGCACTCGGACGAGGAGCTCGCCGAGCTCGGACGGCGCGACATAGCGGCGCTTTCCGTCCTGCTCGGCGACAAGCCCTATCTCTTCGGCGAGGCGCCCAGCGCCGCCGACGCCATGGCCTTCGCAATGGTGGCGGAATCGCTCGTCACCGAGCTCGTATCGCCATTGCGGGAGGCCGTGGCCGGCACGGCCAATCTCGTCGCCTATCGGGACCGGCTGCTCGCCGCCTATTTCCCGAGCTACGCCTCGGCCTGAAAATCAGCCGACGATCTCATTGCCCGAGAAGAACTGCGGGATCTCGATGGCGGCGGTCTCAGGCGCGTCGGAGCCATGCACCGAGTTCTCGCCGATCGACACGGCGAATTCCTTGCGGATCGTGCCCGGATCGGCGCTGGCCGGATTGGTGGCGCCCATGACCGTACGATATTTGGCGATCGCCCCCTCGCCTTCCAGCACCTGGACGACAACCGGACCGGAGGTGATCGATTCGATCAGCTCGCCGAAGAAGGGGCGTTCCTTGTGGACGCCATAAAAGGTTTCGGCCTGCTCGCGGGACAAGCGGATACGCTTCTGCGCCACGATGCGGAGCCCGGCGTCCTCGATGAGGGCGTTGATCTTGCCGGTCAGATTACGCTTGGTGGCGTCCGGCTTGATGATGGAGAATGTGCGTTCGATCGCCATGGGCGCGTCGTCTCGTCGAGTTCGAGGATGGGATTTAGGATCGCGGCGCTTATAGCCGTCGGCCGGACGCCCGGCAACCCGCTCCCCGAGCGGCGACAATTTTCCTCATGCCCGCAACCGCGCGGCGTCGCGGCGAATTGCCCAGGGCGGCGAGCGCTGATATGGCGAGCTTTGCTCGCTTCGATTTGAGAGGAACGCCCGGACATGTCTTCCACGCCGCGCCCGCTCGTCGCCGGAAATTGGAAAATGAACGGGCTTTCGGCGTCGATCAGTGAGATCGAGACGATCGCGCAACATTATGACGCGGGTCTGCGCGCCAAAGTCGAGCTGGCGATCTGCCCGCCAGCCACACTTCTCTCTCGAGCCGCGCCGATCGTCGCCGGCGCCGAAATCCGGCTCGGCGGGCAAGATTGCCACGCAAAGGCGAACGGCGCCCATACCGGCGACATTTCCGCCGAGATGCTGGCCGACGCCGGCGCCGCCTATGTCATCGTCGGCCACAGCGAGAGGCGCTGCGATCATGGCGAGAGTGACGCGCTGGTCCGCGCCAAGGCGGAGGCGGGTCTGCGCGCCGGTCTCGCGCCCATCGTCTGCGTCGGCGAGACGCGCGCCGAACGCGACGCCGGCCGCGCCAGCGAGATCGTCGAACGCCAGCTCGACGGCTCGCTGCCGCAGGACGTCGCGCCGGAGAGGCTGGTCGTCGCTTATGAGCCGGTCTGGGCAATCGGCACAGGCCTCACGCCGACGTTGCAGGATGTGGCGCAAATGCACGCCGCGATCCGCGCGCGGCTCGTCACTTTGTTCGGCGCGGGCGCGGGAGCGACGCGCATCCTCTATGGCGGCTCGGTGAAGCCGGCCAACGCCGGCGAGCTGTTGCGCATCGCCAATGTGGACGGGGCGCTTATCGGCGGCGCATCCTTGACGGCGAAGGATTTTCTGGCGATCGCCGAAATCTACCGCTGAGCGGCGACAGTTTGGCAATCGTTTCACGCTATTGGAGACAGCGGGCGGCGCGCCGCCGCATTTCATTCGATTTTTATTTTCGTGGAGATTTGCAATGTCCTACACGCTCGTCATAGCGACCTTCGTCGTCACCACCTCCCAGGCCGCCGGTGCGGTCGCCACCAACGCCATCCCGGGCTACGCCACCGAGGAGAAATGCGTCGAAGCCGCGCGCAAGCTGCAGCCGCGCGCCTCTTTCGGCATTGCGGCGGACGGCAAGGAGAACGGATCGCCGTTGAACACGCGCATGACGGGATATTCGGGTCTCTGCGTGCCCGCGCCGTGACGCCCCACCCGCGTGACTTTCGCCCCCCGCCGGACATCCGCCCCGCTTGACTTCCGCCCCCGCTCCGCTTTAACTCCACGCCCATGACCCTCGTCCGCTCTGCGCGCTACTACTGGTATTTTAGCTATCCTGCGCCGGCGGCGAAGGGAGGCAAACGCGTGTGACCGAGCATCGCGAAGCCTGAAAATCCCCGAGAGCCGCCAGTCCCGCTGGCGGCTTTTTTGTTCCGCCGGCGTGATACTTCAAAAAAGGAAGCCCCGCCGTGCCGACAGAGACCGACGACCTTCGCATCGTCAAAATCACCGAGCTGAGCCCGCCCGCAGAGATCATGCGCGAATTGCCCCGCAGCGAGACGGCGAGCGCCGTGGTGCTCGGCGCCCGCGCCGCCCTGCGCGAAATCCTGCGCGGACGCGACGACCGCCTCGCCGTCGTCATCGGCCCCTGCTCCGTCCATGATCCCGAGGCCGCGCTGGAATACGCCCGACTGCTCGCCGACGCGAAGCGCGAGCTCGGCGATCGGCTCGAGATCATCATGCGCGTCTATTTCGAGAAGCCGCGCACCACGGTCGGGTGGAAGGGCCTCATCAATGATCCGCGTCTCGACGGCAGCTTCGATATAGAGGCCGGGCTCCGCCTCGCCCGGCGCCTGCTGCTCGAGGTCAATGAGCTGGGCCTGCCTGCCGGCTGCGAATTCCTCGATATGACGACGCCGCAATATATCGCCGATCTCGTCGGCTGGGGCGCGATCGGCGCGCGCACCACCGAGAGCCAGGTGCATCGCGAGCTCGCCTCGGGTCTGTCCTGCCCCGTCGGCTTCAAGAACGGCACCGACGGCAATGTTCGCATCGCCCTCGACGCCGTGCTCTCCGCCTCGCAGCCGCATCATTTCCTCGCCGTCACCAAGGATGGCCGCTCCGCCATCGCCTCGACCAGCGGCAATGAGGATTGCCACATCATCCTGCGCGGCGGAAAGACGCCGAATTACGACGCCGCCAGCGTGGACGCCGCGGCGAAAGAGGCGGAAAAATCGAAGGTTTCCCCTTATCTGATGATCGACGCCTCGCACGCCAACAGCAGCAAGAAGCCCGAGAATCAGCCCGCCGTCGTCGAGGATGTGGCGCGGCAGATCGAGGCAGGAGAGCGGCGGATCATCGGTTTGATGATCGAGAGCCATCTCGTCGCAGGGCGGCAGGACATCGTTGCGGGCAAGCCGCTCGTCTATGGCCAGAGCGTCACCGACGCCTGCCTCGACTGGCCGACCTCGCTCGCGGCGCTGCGCCGCCTCGCAACCTCCGTCGAACGACGGCGTTCTTCCTCAGACGGGACGCGGATCGCCGCGTCGGCGCTCGCCACGAGCTCGACATGAGCCGCGACAATGCGCCGCAGGGCCACAATGACGCCTTATGTGCGACACAAATGGCCCAATGGGCGTAACGAGGCCCGTCCCGCCCGACAGAGGAGTTGACGCCATGGAAGTTTCTCTGGACCAGGCCGTCGAGATTCACGCGCGCGCGCTGACCCGCAGGTTGGAGCGCGAGGCGCCCTCCAATGCGCGCGAGCGGGCCGTCGATTTCCAGAGAGCGGGCGACAGCGAGGGGCATGGCGTCTGGTTGCGCGTCGCCGAGACGGCGGAGCGGCTGCTGGGCGAAAAAGCCCGCGCCGCCGAGGCCGCGCTGCATAGGTAATTTCCCCGATACTCGCTGTCACAAAACGTCATCGTCATCGGTTTAGCGCTCTGCGTCAGACGCGAGTCGTGGAGCCGACCGATGATGCAGATCGCCGAAATACTGGCGCCGAGCGGCCTCGTTCCCATGCCGTTCGACGAAGCCGCGCCCTCCAAGGCGCATGAGCGAACACTCGCCAGCTATCTCCTCAACCGCCACCGCGGCGCCGCCGCCGTGCGCGACATTCTCGTCGCCGATATTCGCGCCTTCGTCGATCTCGGCCAGTCGCGCGCCGCCGCCGATCTCATGGTCGTGTTGCGGATGTTGCTCGCGCGATGGCCGGAGACGCGCCGTCGCGCGCCGCGGCCTCTCGCCTGGGATGCGACGGCGAGCGACGCGTGAGACGAGGGCGACGCTATCGCCTCAGTGGCGCGGATCCTCTTCCAGAGCTTGCGCCA
This genomic window from Methylosinus sp. H3A contains:
- the sufC gene encoding Fe-S cluster assembly ATPase SufC; protein product: MIEIKNLHVSIGERKILEGLNLTVKDGEVAAIMGPNGTGKSTLSYVISGRDGYDVTEGEVLLDGENILGLEPHERAAKGVFLAFQYPVEIPGVATMTFLKAAVNAQRRSRGEEELQTPDFMKVVREASTKLGINMDMLKRALNVGFSGGEKKRMDILQMSLLQPKFGILDETDSGLDIDALRIVSEGVNALRSPNRGFLVITHYQRLLDYIKPDTVHVMAKGKIQKTGGPELALELEKSGYRDYVGEAA
- the sufD gene encoding Fe-S cluster assembly protein SufD; amino-acid sequence: MTVQAIDKKSEADTALAGAFEAMKSKGAPALRQASWEFFTRKGLPTRRVEAWHYTDLRASLRVVAPLGAPGAITLPPATEGRVRLVVADGAFRPELSDVAALPAGVEVASLADILATEDAAALTALGLPENAGADAIVALNAALMQDGVVLRVAPATEVAKTIEILLLSTGGEARSAFTRSLVVVGDGAKAKIVETSLALTPSGAQENHVLAFSIGAGAEVEHIADIGPQSESAIRLFSLLVTTQAKASFKSLGFIEGGGLVRRQIFARLAGEEADVSLDGISLLGGKDHADTTLVVEHAAANCKSRERFRNVLDGQSTGVFQGKVVVRPGAQKTDGSMQSRALLISENATMNNKPELEIFADDVVCGHGATCGRLDADQLFYLVARGLPKHEAEALLIEGFAGEIIEALGEEATRDIYFERIRAWLGNRGAGK
- a CDS encoding cysteine desulfurase, which codes for MNQPLLAEATAAYDVEAIRRDFPILAEKPYGKDLVYLDNAASAQKPRQVIERISQVYEHEYANVHRGLHYLANAATDAYEGARETLRRFLNAGDREEIIFTRGATEAINLVASSFGLANIGEGDEIILSIMEHHSNIVPWHFLRERKGAVLKWIETDDDGVFSLEDFEKLITPKTKIVALTHMSNVLAAPTPIADIVRIAHAHGVPVLVDGSQGAVHLDVDVRALDVDFYIITGHKLYGPTGIGALYGKREWLEKLPPFAGGGEMIETVTRDYVTYNTPPHRFEAGTPPIVQAAGLGAALDYMQKIGRPAIRAHEADLIAYAHERLSDIPGLRIFGHAKDKGPIVAFDMPEAHAHDIATVIDRSGVAVRAGTHCAMPLLQRFNVTSTCRASFAMYNTRDEVDRLAEALLKAKALFS
- a CDS encoding iron-sulfur cluster assembly protein; translated protein: MTKTDDAVEPQEVVTGRELTRDEQQPLPAGRSQDEVERLTQGIVAALKTVQDPEIPADIFELGLIYNIDITPEDVVYIDMTLTAPGCPVAGQIVEQVQSSVSLVPGVMAVIVKLVFEPPWDQSRMSDEARMTLDMW
- a CDS encoding VOC family protein, with protein sequence MDAPAPKIDGCLETALYVDDLARASRFYEEVLGLSPMFADQRLIAYDCGPRSVLLLFARGTTGEKVVLPGGEIPPHEGRGRLHFALAIRLEDLSLWERRLAEAGAPVEARMDWPRGGRSLYFRDPDGNLVELATPGIWKNY
- a CDS encoding iron-sulfur cluster assembly accessory protein, encoding MNVMSLSDSAAERVRGLLVGAENPNIGLRISVEKSGCAGMAYKMALAEPSPGDEVIEEKGARVIVDSAAVLYLLGTRMDLDVQQFSSSFVFQNPNQTSACGCGESVELNPVDPSAIEKHVNG
- a CDS encoding CPCC family cysteine-rich protein; protein product: MHRCPCCGYRTLDERGAYEICPVCFWEDDGQDDHDADEVRGGPNGSLSLTRARQNFHLCGASDPARQMRVRPPTEAEC
- the purM gene encoding phosphoribosylformylglycinamidine cyclo-ligase is translated as MASGQNGLTYAQAGVDIDAGNRLVDLIRPAVRSTRRPGADGEIGGFGGLFDLKAAGFSDPVLVAANDGVGTKIKIAIESGVHDTIGVDLVAMCVNDLVVQGAEPLFFLDYYATGKLEPEAAAAVVSGIAAGCVEAGCALLGGETAEMPGLYSKGDYDLAGFAVGAAERSRLLPRAEVKEGDLLFGLPSSGAHSNGFSLIRRIVAEAGLAWDAPAPFASGQSLARALLAPTRIYVKPLLAALKRSDAILALAHITGGGFPDNLPRVLPKGLGASLDLGAFRPPPVFSWLAQRGGVAEAEMLRTFNCGIGMVVIVARDGVDEALAALLEAGETPIAIGEIAATGDGPRVGIRGTLPL
- the purN gene encoding phosphoribosylglycinamide formyltransferase, with the protein product MSRRLRTAILISGRGSNMDALIEAAHAPDFPAEIALVVSNRPDAAGLAKAKAAGVAVAAVDHKIYAGREEFERSLQIVLETHRIEFLCLAGFMRLLTPWFIGQWRERMLNIHPALLPAFRGLHTHERALAEGVKIHGCTVHFVVPEMDEGPIVAQAAVAVLDSDTPQTLGARVLEQEHLLYPRALRLVASGAVTAEGNRVLGAASSPEPALAVPSSG
- a CDS encoding glutathione S-transferase family protein, with product MIKLYSFGPYFGLPDASPFVLKAMTLLKFAGLRFVEDHSGYGRAPKGKLPYIDDEGTIVADSTFIRLYLEKTYGIDFDAGLTPEQRAAGWAIEKMLEEHYYWLLVQARWIDDGNFARGPAQFFSGAPAVIRPLVKALIRKKVARSLVAQGLGRHSDEELAELGRRDIAALSVLLGDKPYLFGEAPSAADAMAFAMVAESLVTELVSPLREAVAGTANLVAYRDRLLAAYFPSYASA
- the ndk gene encoding nucleoside-diphosphate kinase, translated to MAIERTFSIIKPDATKRNLTGKINALIEDAGLRIVAQKRIRLSREQAETFYGVHKERPFFGELIESITSGPVVVQVLEGEGAIAKYRTVMGATNPASADPGTIRKEFAVSIGENSVHGSDAPETAAIEIPQFFSGNEIVG
- the tpiA gene encoding triose-phosphate isomerase; the encoded protein is MSSTPRPLVAGNWKMNGLSASISEIETIAQHYDAGLRAKVELAICPPATLLSRAAPIVAGAEIRLGGQDCHAKANGAHTGDISAEMLADAGAAYVIVGHSERRCDHGESDALVRAKAEAGLRAGLAPIVCVGETRAERDAGRASEIVERQLDGSLPQDVAPERLVVAYEPVWAIGTGLTPTLQDVAQMHAAIRARLVTLFGAGAGATRILYGGSVKPANAGELLRIANVDGALIGGASLTAKDFLAIAEIYR
- a CDS encoding 3-deoxy-7-phosphoheptulonate synthase, whose protein sequence is MPTETDDLRIVKITELSPPAEIMRELPRSETASAVVLGARAALREILRGRDDRLAVVIGPCSVHDPEAALEYARLLADAKRELGDRLEIIMRVYFEKPRTTVGWKGLINDPRLDGSFDIEAGLRLARRLLLEVNELGLPAGCEFLDMTTPQYIADLVGWGAIGARTTESQVHRELASGLSCPVGFKNGTDGNVRIALDAVLSASQPHHFLAVTKDGRSAIASTSGNEDCHIILRGGKTPNYDAASVDAAAKEAEKSKVSPYLMIDASHANSSKKPENQPAVVEDVARQIEAGERRIIGLMIESHLVAGRQDIVAGKPLVYGQSVTDACLDWPTSLAALRRLATSVERRRSSSDGTRIAASALATSST